Proteins from a single region of Desulfuribacillus stibiiarsenatis:
- a CDS encoding helix-turn-helix domain-containing protein yields the protein MSHKSKISGTEKIAAVEKYLRGEGSLRRLASMLDVTFASINQWRQTYLSLGPDGLLNTSK from the coding sequence GTGTCTCACAAATCAAAAATATCAGGAACAGAAAAAATAGCTGCTGTAGAAAAATATCTCCGTGGAGAAGGTTCCCTTAGACGTTTAGCTTCTATGCTAGATGTTACCTTTGCATCCATCAACCAATGGCGGCAAACATATCTATCACTAGGCCCTGATGGTCTTCTAAATACATCTAAG
- a CDS encoding glycosyl hydrolase family 18 protein gives MNRQFKLITVLLIFALLFVTPLQTIDAKKGLVNNPKHKVSEPAPLPAPAPEPTPTPEPEPTPKPEPAPVEPPAPLPEPKTMLGYYTVYFNGDKGSYNAVNSFKSYINEVSMVTFKASATGTVLGSADTLGLQLMKENNIRAHATISNENNGQFDPEIASIILKDSTIRNRLIANIDSLVTTHSFKGVNIDFENMYPADRPLFTQFITELANQLNPKGFEVVVSVSAKTTDAPNSAWIGAFDYAALGKVATKIQLMTYDQHGPWGTPGPVASYPWMESVVQYAVSQIPSSKILLGLPAYGYDWNQTNNTGNKAIAWRNIPAFITTNNITPQWDSTAKTPFFTYTSSEGHKRIVWYDNPASIEVKAGLVGKYNLDGVAMWRLGLEDESFWQAAKAGVQ, from the coding sequence ATGAATCGACAGTTTAAATTGATTACCGTTCTTCTGATTTTTGCTTTATTATTCGTCACCCCATTACAAACGATTGATGCTAAAAAAGGGTTAGTGAATAACCCAAAACACAAAGTTAGCGAGCCAGCTCCATTACCTGCACCAGCGCCGGAACCTACGCCTACACCAGAACCAGAACCTACTCCTAAACCAGAGCCAGCTCCAGTAGAACCGCCAGCTCCATTACCTGAACCGAAAACAATGCTTGGGTATTACACAGTATATTTTAACGGAGATAAAGGCTCTTACAATGCCGTCAACTCTTTTAAAAGCTATATCAACGAAGTATCGATGGTGACTTTTAAAGCCTCTGCTACTGGAACTGTACTAGGGTCTGCCGATACTTTAGGGCTTCAATTAATGAAAGAAAATAATATAAGAGCCCATGCAACGATTTCTAATGAGAACAATGGCCAGTTTGATCCTGAAATAGCTAGTATTATTCTGAAAGACTCTACGATTCGTAATCGCCTAATCGCAAATATTGATAGTTTAGTAACGACTCATAGTTTCAAGGGCGTCAATATTGATTTTGAGAATATGTATCCTGCTGACCGCCCACTGTTCACGCAATTTATTACTGAGCTTGCCAATCAACTGAACCCGAAGGGGTTTGAAGTTGTCGTATCCGTTAGTGCTAAAACTACGGATGCACCTAACAGTGCATGGATTGGCGCGTTCGACTATGCTGCTTTAGGAAAAGTCGCTACCAAAATCCAATTGATGACTTATGATCAACATGGACCTTGGGGAACCCCTGGACCAGTAGCTAGCTATCCTTGGATGGAGAGTGTTGTACAATACGCTGTCTCTCAAATTCCATCTTCTAAAATATTACTAGGGTTGCCTGCGTACGGTTATGATTGGAACCAAACAAACAATACAGGAAACAAAGCAATTGCATGGCGTAATATTCCAGCGTTTATTACCACAAACAATATTACCCCTCAGTGGGACTCAACTGCTAAGACTCCTTTCTTCACTTACACGTCTAGCGAAGGGCATAAACGCATTGTATGGTATGATAATCCAGCAAGTATCGAAGTAAAGGCTGGCCTAGTCGGTAAATACAATTTAGACGGGGTTGCTATGTGGCGTTTAGGTCTTGAAGACGAGAGTTTCTGGCAGGCTGCTAAAGCTGGAGTACAGTAG
- a CDS encoding rubrerythrin family protein, which yields MSTDKNLKEAFAGESQANRKYLAFAKKAEAEGYIGVAKLFRATAEAETIHAHNHLKALGAVGSTAENLKEGIDGETFEFDSMYPPMLEEAKAEGRKDAERSFLFAMESEKVHAKLYEEALANLDSKEDAEYHLCTVCGYIEKDKAADQCPICGVKSNMFVKY from the coding sequence TTGAGTACTGATAAGAATTTAAAAGAAGCATTTGCAGGGGAGTCACAAGCAAACCGTAAATATTTAGCTTTTGCAAAGAAGGCGGAAGCGGAAGGATATATTGGAGTAGCCAAACTATTTAGAGCAACTGCAGAAGCAGAAACAATCCATGCTCATAACCACTTAAAAGCTTTAGGTGCTGTTGGTTCTACTGCTGAGAATCTTAAAGAAGGTATTGATGGTGAGACTTTTGAGTTTGATAGCATGTACCCACCAATGCTTGAAGAAGCAAAAGCAGAAGGACGTAAGGATGCAGAAAGAAGTTTTCTTTTTGCAATGGAATCAGAGAAAGTTCATGCGAAACTATATGAGGAAGCGCTTGCTAACTTAGATTCGAAAGAAGATGCAGAATACCATCTTTGTACAGTGTGCGGCTACATAGAAAAAGATAAAGCTGCTGATCAGTGTCCTATCTGTGGCGTGAAAAGCAACATGTTCGTAAAATACTAG
- a CDS encoding sensor domain-containing diguanylate cyclase: MHFSFSLRTRFAFTLAFLIIVLSIFMSFFTGQFASQEVRSEIGNSLAEVSYLMGDKLDHYMWARSGEILILSKLETLQEARNLKAIQALLDQLKSTFPSFAWIGFTDPNGIVLASTDAILEGADISKRPVYLEALKGHFVGDVHEAVLLAKLLPNPSGEAMKFVDVSTPVYNENGDLVGVLAAHLSWEWAREVEESILVPLQNRKQLEMYIVSSMDDTLLLGPRDIMGQPLKLDSINRARSGENTWSLETWPDGKEYLTGFSFGKGYKDYPGLGWTVLVRQPAEVAYASVEKLQKVILYIGLFVALLFATFGLYIARRVVEPLRQITLAANSLSAGKQVEIPQHKGITDIEILSESLRNLIRSLTQTEKALGKMEILAQHDQLTGLPNRISLDYHLEKAKAQVERQQSSLTFLYLDLDGFKAVNDTLGHHTGDVLLQEVANRLKQHTREDDLVARLGGDEFVMILSSPTEKAISVGEDIAERVIASLNDPFIIDGNEIIIGCSIGGAVWPADAEETKDVIRLADEALYIVKRSGKNRVVFINHK; this comes from the coding sequence ATGCATTTTTCTTTTAGCTTGCGAACAAGATTTGCGTTTACCCTTGCTTTTTTAATTATTGTTTTATCCATCTTTATGAGTTTCTTCACAGGACAATTTGCAAGCCAAGAAGTGCGTTCCGAAATAGGTAACTCGCTTGCGGAAGTTTCGTACCTTATGGGAGATAAGCTTGACCACTACATGTGGGCAAGGTCAGGTGAAATTCTAATTTTAAGCAAATTAGAGACGTTACAAGAGGCGCGAAACCTTAAAGCGATTCAAGCATTATTAGACCAATTAAAGAGCACTTTCCCTTCCTTCGCCTGGATTGGGTTCACAGACCCTAACGGGATTGTGCTTGCATCTACAGACGCAATTCTGGAAGGTGCCGACATTTCTAAAAGGCCTGTTTATCTTGAAGCATTAAAAGGGCACTTTGTCGGAGATGTCCATGAAGCGGTATTGCTAGCTAAGCTTCTTCCAAACCCTTCTGGAGAAGCGATGAAATTTGTTGACGTAAGTACCCCCGTATATAATGAAAACGGAGATCTAGTAGGCGTTCTAGCGGCCCATTTAAGCTGGGAATGGGCTAGAGAGGTAGAAGAGTCGATACTTGTTCCTCTTCAAAACCGAAAGCAACTTGAAATGTATATTGTAAGTTCAATGGACGATACATTGCTTTTAGGACCCCGCGACATCATGGGGCAACCACTAAAGCTTGATAGTATCAATCGAGCTCGCTCGGGGGAAAATACATGGTCGTTAGAAACATGGCCCGATGGTAAAGAGTATTTAACTGGTTTCTCCTTCGGCAAAGGCTATAAAGACTACCCTGGGCTTGGTTGGACAGTATTGGTTCGCCAACCAGCCGAAGTTGCATACGCATCCGTTGAAAAGCTACAAAAAGTCATTCTTTACATTGGACTATTTGTAGCCTTATTGTTTGCAACCTTTGGCTTATATATTGCTCGTCGTGTAGTTGAGCCTTTACGCCAAATCACACTAGCAGCTAACAGTTTAAGTGCCGGTAAGCAGGTTGAAATTCCGCAGCACAAAGGGATCACTGATATCGAAATCTTATCTGAATCACTACGTAATCTGATTCGTAGCTTAACACAAACAGAGAAGGCCCTTGGAAAGATGGAGATATTAGCCCAACATGATCAGTTGACAGGTTTGCCAAATCGTATTTCTTTAGATTACCACTTAGAAAAGGCTAAAGCCCAAGTGGAAAGGCAGCAATCTAGTTTGACATTTCTTTATCTCGATTTAGATGGATTTAAAGCCGTCAACGATACATTAGGGCATCATACAGGTGATGTTCTCTTACAAGAAGTAGCCAATCGATTAAAACAGCATACCCGAGAGGATGATCTAGTGGCTAGACTTGGAGGAGATGAATTTGTAATGATACTCTCTTCCCCTACAGAAAAGGCAATATCTGTTGGTGAAGACATTGCAGAACGAGTCATAGCAAGCCTAAATGATCCTTTTATTATTGATGGTAACGAGATAATAATTGGTTGTAGCATTGGTGGCGCCGTTTGGCCTGCGGATGCTGAAGAAACGAAAGACGTCATCCGATTAGCCGATGAAGCATTGTATATCGTCAAGCGGTCTGGCAAAAATCGTGTGGTCTTCATTAATCACAAGTAA
- a CDS encoding CBS domain-containing protein, whose translation MSLLDSLACREIISIDVNFTVKQAIELMRTHEISSIFIEESNHLVGIITERDLVRVVASNIDLQVTTVLQTMSKNVISLPATTMLDEALVFMEKVKIRHLLVTNSDGTPKGVITHTDIVRKLEEDFFKAPRPVKEYMTRVFDFTPPETPLQDAVKKMYEKRHSCVLVGSRNEIVGIVTERDIVRLIQQGNEFTALKIQDVMTSPVISIPPDLSLYEASRLMDEQKIRHLVICDSNQCMGLITNSDVVKSIRDNYRTYLEKEAMRTRKILDLIHEGVIEIDADSFAIEWTNQTGANMLGFSSISDALGKKFLILFEERDCKQLEQDFTNKKARSNVQCSMNSADLTTMLLSYDFIQNDYKDTQKTFIRILLRDITAMVENRKKMEEKLRRQKEQFQALFDNTTDAIVMFNTEKKILMANQQFLNMFDYTMDKIIEQDVCQIVDADQKKRDHIAEIIFQGKTASRETVRYTSTGREVWVQLKGGPVIVDNEITGGYVVYTDISERQEMITMLQKNEAKYRTLIQSMNEGMALHELVYDGDEVVDYRFLEVNAAYEQHLGTTAKKIKGMLSSMIHQSSPFLDVYKETAITGIPNKFEAFINAVNKHFRISVFSPQKGYFATILEDITENKRKEERIQYLIYHDLVTGLNNRAYFEKQLKELDTEKELPISLIVADVNGLKLVNDAFGHEKGDLLIKTAAEVIQESCRDTDIVARTGGDEFTIILPKTTEADALVIINNIRTKSSTFEVEGIQLSIALGCATKEIAATNIYEVLKISEAEMYNRKLTESKDAKSKLVDSLLSVLSERTCEPSDHSENVAQLSTRLGEKLGINEDGIEKLRLLALLHDIGNIMVPPDVLHKENPLTVDEWKIIRKHSETGYRIANAVPEFAGVAEYILCHHERNDGSGYPRGLEGEEIPLFSRILSVVDAYDAMTTDKPYRKALTQQEAIEELRNHAGTQFDPHIVESFINDILRH comes from the coding sequence ATGAGTTTACTAGATTCGTTAGCGTGTAGAGAGATTATTAGCATCGATGTAAATTTTACCGTGAAGCAAGCCATCGAATTAATGCGCACTCATGAAATTAGTAGTATATTTATAGAGGAATCTAATCATTTAGTTGGCATTATAACCGAACGTGATTTAGTGCGAGTTGTCGCGTCGAATATTGACTTGCAAGTAACTACGGTACTACAGACGATGTCGAAAAATGTAATCTCTTTACCAGCAACTACGATGCTCGATGAAGCGTTAGTATTCATGGAGAAAGTTAAAATACGTCATTTACTTGTGACAAACTCTGACGGGACACCGAAGGGGGTAATTACCCATACGGATATCGTACGCAAGCTAGAGGAAGATTTCTTCAAGGCTCCCCGACCGGTGAAAGAATACATGACTAGGGTATTTGACTTTACTCCGCCAGAAACGCCTTTACAAGACGCGGTTAAGAAAATGTATGAAAAGCGGCATAGTTGCGTACTTGTTGGTAGCCGCAACGAAATTGTAGGCATTGTAACAGAAAGAGATATTGTGAGACTCATCCAACAGGGTAATGAATTTACTGCGTTAAAAATACAGGATGTAATGACTTCGCCAGTCATATCGATTCCACCAGATTTATCGTTATATGAGGCATCACGACTGATGGACGAACAGAAAATAAGGCATCTTGTAATCTGTGATAGTAATCAATGTATGGGACTTATCACAAATAGCGATGTCGTGAAATCGATTCGTGATAACTATCGTACATATTTAGAGAAAGAAGCAATGCGAACAAGAAAGATTTTAGACCTAATTCATGAAGGTGTTATAGAAATTGATGCGGATTCGTTTGCCATTGAATGGACTAACCAAACAGGTGCGAATATGCTTGGTTTTTCTTCTATAAGCGATGCGTTAGGGAAGAAGTTCCTTATTTTATTTGAAGAGCGAGATTGCAAACAACTTGAGCAGGATTTTACTAATAAAAAGGCGCGTAGCAATGTTCAATGTTCGATGAATTCAGCAGATTTGACAACAATGCTATTATCCTATGATTTTATCCAAAATGATTATAAAGATACACAAAAGACATTCATTCGTATTCTTTTGCGAGATATCACTGCAATGGTTGAAAATCGCAAGAAAATGGAAGAGAAGCTACGTAGACAAAAGGAGCAATTCCAAGCTCTTTTCGATAACACGACAGATGCCATCGTTATGTTTAATACCGAAAAAAAAATTCTAATGGCAAATCAACAGTTTCTGAATATGTTCGATTACACTATGGACAAAATTATTGAACAAGATGTATGTCAAATAGTAGATGCGGATCAGAAAAAGCGTGACCATATTGCTGAAATTATCTTTCAAGGGAAGACAGCTAGTAGAGAGACGGTGCGATATACAAGCACAGGCCGTGAAGTATGGGTGCAGTTAAAAGGCGGTCCAGTGATTGTTGATAATGAAATTACTGGTGGATATGTCGTGTATACCGATATATCGGAACGTCAGGAAATGATTACCATGCTACAAAAAAATGAAGCGAAATATAGAACACTGATTCAATCGATGAATGAGGGAATGGCCCTCCATGAATTAGTATATGATGGCGATGAAGTTGTAGATTATCGCTTCCTAGAAGTGAACGCTGCCTATGAACAGCACTTAGGCACAACTGCAAAAAAAATTAAGGGTATGTTGTCTAGTATGATACACCAGTCCTCACCATTTCTAGATGTATATAAGGAGACGGCTATTACAGGGATTCCGAATAAATTTGAGGCATTCATCAACGCAGTCAATAAACACTTCCGAATTTCCGTCTTTTCGCCACAAAAAGGATATTTTGCGACGATTTTAGAAGATATTACGGAGAATAAGCGAAAGGAAGAGCGGATTCAATACTTAATTTACCATGATTTAGTGACGGGTCTAAATAATCGAGCATACTTTGAAAAACAATTAAAAGAATTAGATACAGAAAAGGAATTGCCAATTAGCTTGATTGTTGCTGATGTAAATGGGCTCAAACTAGTAAATGACGCATTCGGCCATGAGAAAGGTGACCTTCTGATTAAAACAGCAGCAGAGGTTATTCAAGAATCGTGTAGAGATACTGACATCGTGGCTCGAACGGGTGGCGATGAATTTACAATCATTCTTCCTAAAACTACTGAAGCAGATGCATTAGTAATTATTAATAATATTCGAACCAAGAGCTCAACATTTGAAGTTGAGGGGATTCAATTAAGTATTGCGTTAGGTTGTGCTACTAAGGAAATTGCCGCAACGAATATTTATGAAGTATTAAAGATTAGCGAAGCAGAGATGTATAACCGTAAGTTGACAGAGAGTAAAGATGCGAAAAGCAAATTGGTGGATTCCCTTCTTAGTGTCTTAAGTGAGCGGACATGTGAGCCTTCCGATCATAGCGAAAATGTGGCCCAGCTAAGTACTAGGTTAGGTGAAAAACTAGGTATTAACGAGGATGGAATAGAGAAATTAAGACTATTAGCCCTATTGCATGATATTGGCAATATTATGGTTCCGCCGGATGTGCTACACAAAGAGAACCCATTAACGGTAGACGAGTGGAAAATAATCCGCAAGCATTCAGAAACTGGTTACCGAATTGCTAATGCAGTTCCTGAATTTGCAGGTGTAGCAGAGTATATCTTATGTCACCATGAGAGAAATGATGGAAGTGGTTATCCAAGAGGTCTGGAAGGCGAGGAGATTCCTCTATTCTCAAGAATCTTATCGGTAGTCGATGCATACGACGCGATGACAACTGATAAACCATATCGAAAAGCATTGACACAACAAGAAGCAATAGAAGAGTTAAGGAATCATGCTGGAACGCAGTTTGATCCGCATATTGTAGAATCATTTATAAACGATATCCTTAGACACTAA
- a CDS encoding DMT family transporter — translation MGFFFAFMVGLGFASGNILVRKGMKQSDEQDNGVLTTVIINVIFLGIAWLIYRLLYVTVELNWIGTLYYVFAGIFTTFLGRQTLFMSYRKIGAPRGSAIKNSAPLFTAVFALVILGETMGWLPFAGFVFVLLGLGIQGLFMIRQGNKLSTDMHVERIGYYLALASAMSFGVGQGIRKSGLLELPDPYYGAFISGLVALLMTILWEARTGNIREKLIGQVKRYNPFYLAAGVCTSIAMLSFFIAITYIQVSYVAAVAALEPLLTIILSKLFLKQEEIQRYTIVASMTVFAGVLMLILFT, via the coding sequence TTGGGTTTTTTCTTTGCTTTTATGGTTGGCTTAGGATTTGCATCGGGGAATATTCTCGTCCGAAAGGGAATGAAGCAGTCGGATGAGCAAGATAATGGGGTACTTACCACTGTAATTATAAACGTTATATTTTTGGGAATTGCATGGTTGATTTACCGTCTATTGTACGTCACAGTGGAACTTAATTGGATCGGGACACTATATTATGTGTTTGCAGGTATTTTTACAACGTTTTTAGGTAGACAGACATTGTTTATGAGTTATCGGAAAATTGGAGCGCCTAGGGGCTCAGCTATTAAAAATAGTGCTCCGCTGTTTACTGCCGTTTTTGCCTTAGTGATTTTGGGTGAAACAATGGGTTGGCTACCGTTTGCGGGCTTTGTATTTGTACTACTTGGACTAGGCATTCAAGGATTATTTATGATACGGCAAGGAAATAAGCTTAGTACTGATATGCACGTGGAACGCATTGGATACTATCTTGCATTAGCATCGGCTATGTCGTTCGGAGTTGGCCAAGGGATTCGCAAATCGGGATTACTTGAACTCCCCGACCCGTATTATGGTGCTTTTATCAGCGGACTTGTTGCTTTGCTTATGACAATCCTTTGGGAAGCACGAACCGGGAATATACGAGAGAAGTTAATTGGACAAGTGAAACGATATAATCCATTCTATCTGGCAGCAGGAGTGTGTACGAGTATCGCCATGCTTTCGTTTTTTATAGCGATAACCTACATCCAAGTATCGTATGTAGCTGCAGTAGCGGCACTGGAGCCCCTTTTGACAATCATCTTGAGTAAACTGTTCCTAAAGCAAGAGGAGATTCAACGCTATACGATTGTTGCTTCGATGACGGTCTTTGCTGGGGTGTTAATGTTAATCTTATTTACGTAA
- a CDS encoding FMN-binding glutamate synthase family protein, producing MTFSRPNRSEAILTRNRTPNSISPFSGLCASCNDECPGLCEVGKSAYRGKEVLYPQPFGNITAGSEKDYPVDYSHFNIMGTAVGAQGVEADSDVAIFPNVDVSTEIGAEHKIQLDTPIVIAGMGSTNVAAKHWEGMAAGAAITGSIIVIGENICGMDPNMEMSHGRVSKSPNLEKRVKDFQNWYQGKGAIVVQANVEDTRLGVQEYALEKLGIDTVEIKWGQGAKDIGGEVKVNTLEKAQQLKSRGYIVLPDPESPSVIKAFQANAFKEFERHSRVGMVEEEGFHKRVAELRQAGAKQVYLKTGAYRPADLARAVKFASDAKIDLLTVDAAGGGTGMSPWRMMNEWGVPMVELHSLLYQYLKRLQDKGRFVPHVSIAGGFSLEDHMFKGFAIGAPFVKAIGMSRTAVLASFVGENIASNLKDGKLFKQYSAYGDKIEEICILASELKEKFGSDFDRLPPGALGIYTYFDRLKMGLKQLMCVARKFNLGLIERNDIASLTKEAAEISGIQYIMDLDQEEVDRILS from the coding sequence ATGACATTTAGTAGACCGAATCGATCTGAAGCTATTTTGACAAGAAACCGTACTCCGAACTCGATATCTCCATTTAGCGGACTTTGTGCCTCTTGTAACGATGAATGTCCAGGTTTATGTGAGGTAGGGAAATCCGCATATCGTGGCAAAGAAGTTCTTTACCCACAACCGTTCGGCAACATTACAGCAGGTTCTGAAAAGGACTATCCAGTCGATTATAGCCACTTCAACATCATGGGAACTGCTGTTGGGGCTCAGGGTGTGGAAGCTGACTCCGATGTTGCGATTTTCCCAAATGTTGATGTATCCACGGAAATCGGCGCAGAACACAAAATTCAATTAGATACGCCAATCGTCATTGCGGGTATGGGGTCAACAAATGTTGCTGCTAAGCATTGGGAAGGTATGGCTGCAGGAGCGGCGATTACAGGCTCTATTATAGTCATTGGTGAGAACATCTGTGGTATGGACCCGAATATGGAAATGAGTCACGGAAGAGTTAGCAAGTCGCCAAACCTCGAAAAAAGGGTAAAAGATTTTCAAAATTGGTACCAAGGCAAAGGCGCTATTGTCGTGCAAGCGAACGTTGAGGATACCCGTTTAGGTGTCCAGGAATATGCTCTCGAAAAGCTTGGTATTGACACTGTTGAAATTAAGTGGGGACAAGGCGCGAAAGATATTGGTGGGGAAGTAAAAGTCAATACGTTAGAGAAAGCCCAGCAATTAAAAAGCCGCGGATACATTGTATTGCCAGACCCAGAAAGCCCATCTGTTATCAAAGCATTTCAAGCGAATGCGTTTAAAGAATTTGAGCGTCATTCTAGGGTAGGAATGGTTGAGGAAGAAGGATTCCACAAGCGTGTGGCAGAATTACGACAAGCTGGTGCGAAACAAGTGTATCTAAAGACGGGAGCATACCGTCCAGCCGACTTAGCACGGGCTGTAAAGTTTGCTTCTGATGCGAAGATTGACTTACTTACGGTGGACGCAGCAGGCGGGGGAACGGGAATGAGCCCATGGAGAATGATGAATGAGTGGGGAGTTCCAATGGTAGAACTTCATTCCTTGTTATATCAATACCTAAAACGTCTACAAGACAAAGGTAGATTCGTTCCACATGTATCAATCGCGGGTGGGTTCAGCTTAGAAGACCATATGTTTAAAGGATTTGCCATTGGTGCACCATTTGTAAAAGCTATTGGCATGTCAAGAACTGCAGTACTCGCTTCCTTTGTCGGAGAAAATATAGCAAGTAATTTAAAGGACGGCAAACTTTTTAAACAATATAGTGCCTATGGCGATAAAATCGAAGAAATATGTATTCTTGCGAGTGAGTTGAAAGAGAAATTCGGCAGCGATTTTGATCGTCTACCACCAGGTGCGCTTGGTATTTACACGTACTTTGATAGATTAAAAATGGGGCTAAAACAGTTAATGTGCGTCGCACGTAAGTTTAATTTAGGTCTCATTGAACGTAATGATATTGCTTCACTCACGAAAGAGGCAGCTGAAATCAGCGGAATCCAATATATTATGGATTTAGATCAAGAGGAAGTTGATAGGATTCTTAGCTAA
- a CDS encoding response regulator, with protein sequence MKKILIIDDEPAIIMIVKEVLESKGYLLTTALDGSEAMKILNQEQHDLVIVDYQLPYVNGVEVIQMMKANTMHSITPIILCTGNDGDMGNVHKVANVTILKKPFEIEELAIQVKKLLEKEPSHVI encoded by the coding sequence ATGAAGAAGATATTAATCATCGATGACGAGCCAGCAATAATCATGATTGTCAAAGAAGTATTGGAGAGTAAAGGATACCTCCTAACGACTGCTCTAGATGGTAGCGAGGCTATGAAGATTCTTAACCAAGAGCAACACGACTTAGTGATTGTCGACTATCAACTGCCTTACGTCAATGGAGTAGAAGTGATTCAAATGATGAAAGCAAACACCATGCACTCCATCACGCCAATTATATTGTGTACTGGAAATGATGGGGACATGGGGAACGTACATAAAGTTGCAAACGTTACAATATTAAAGAAGCCTTTTGAGATAGAGGAATTAGCTATACAAGTAAAGAAGTTATTAGAAAAGGAACCCTCTCACGTAATATGA
- a CDS encoding TetR/AcrR family transcriptional regulator — MSDKNWLDEILMLNDENTMSEKQKKIVAAAIEIFSEKGYASTSTNEIAKKAGVAEGTIFRHYKTKKDLLLSIVAPTLAKVVAPFLAKGFIKEVFEKDHQNYEQFIRTLLLNRYHFVKNHIPMVRIFLQEIAFQPELQSECKKIFTDNVYQSFQKITLHFQNKGEIVKFPPDTVIRMTMTTIIGFLMTRFLILPDQQWDDTIEMEDTIQFLMHGLANDHIEKEHSHIT; from the coding sequence ATGTCTGATAAAAATTGGCTAGATGAAATACTAATGCTCAATGACGAAAACACAATGAGCGAAAAGCAAAAAAAGATTGTAGCTGCTGCCATAGAGATATTCTCAGAAAAAGGATATGCATCGACCTCTACTAACGAAATTGCAAAAAAAGCTGGCGTAGCAGAAGGGACCATTTTCCGTCATTATAAGACAAAAAAGGATCTGCTATTATCAATAGTTGCACCGACACTTGCAAAGGTTGTTGCTCCTTTTCTAGCGAAGGGTTTTATAAAAGAAGTATTTGAGAAAGACCATCAAAACTATGAACAATTTATACGTACATTATTACTGAATCGTTATCATTTCGTTAAGAATCATATCCCTATGGTTCGAATATTTTTACAAGAAATTGCATTCCAGCCAGAGCTGCAATCCGAATGCAAAAAAATCTTCACTGATAACGTGTATCAAAGCTTCCAAAAAATCACATTGCATTTTCAAAATAAGGGCGAGATTGTAAAATTCCCTCCAGATACTGTAATCCGAATGACTATGACTACAATCATTGGTTTTCTAATGACGCGATTTCTCATATTACCGGACCAACAGTGGGATGATACAATAGAAATGGAAGATACCATACAATTTCTGATGCACGGTTTAGCGAACGACCATATAGAAAAGGAACACTCTCATATTACGTGA